A window from Streptomyces sp. NBC_00299 encodes these proteins:
- a CDS encoding lytic polysaccharide monooxygenase auxiliary activity family 9 protein — MPWMRSHRTALTAAAVTPLLLTVWAAGPAHAHGAPTDPTSRVYACSPDGGSASTSACRAAIAANGAPFTAWDNLRIANVNGRDRQVVPDGQLCSGGLPAYRGLDLARADWPSTRLAPGSTLTMRYVSTIPHTGTFKLYLTKPGYDPAKPLAWSDLAEQPFGVVKDPALTDGAYRIRATLPSDRTGRHVLYTIWQNSSTPDTYYSCSDVVFPQARKQGGEGSVTTSPGKAERSATASPSGGEKRADSSPPPVSEQRTSQPSSQDPASAQPQSDSTPVASDTTTGSGPSTPVLAGGAAAVLVLTGGAALVMRLRRR, encoded by the coding sequence ATGCCCTGGATGAGATCGCACCGCACCGCCCTGACGGCTGCCGCCGTGACGCCGCTGCTGCTCACGGTGTGGGCTGCGGGCCCGGCCCATGCGCACGGTGCGCCGACGGATCCGACCAGCCGCGTGTACGCCTGCTCCCCCGACGGCGGCAGCGCGTCCACGTCGGCATGCCGGGCGGCGATCGCCGCGAACGGCGCGCCCTTCACGGCCTGGGACAACCTGCGGATCGCGAACGTGAACGGCCGGGACCGGCAGGTCGTCCCCGACGGACAGCTGTGCAGCGGCGGACTGCCCGCCTACCGGGGCCTCGACCTCGCCCGCGCCGACTGGCCGTCGACGCGGCTCGCGCCGGGGTCCACCCTGACGATGCGGTACGTGTCCACGATCCCGCACACGGGCACCTTCAAGCTCTACCTCACCAAACCCGGCTACGACCCCGCGAAGCCGCTCGCCTGGTCCGACCTCGCGGAGCAGCCGTTCGGGGTGGTGAAGGACCCGGCGCTGACGGACGGGGCGTACCGGATCCGGGCGACCCTGCCGTCCGACCGGACCGGGCGGCATGTGCTGTACACGATCTGGCAGAACAGCAGCACGCCGGACACCTACTACTCGTGCTCCGACGTGGTGTTCCCGCAGGCGAGGAAGCAGGGCGGCGAGGGCTCGGTGACGACGTCGCCGGGCAAGGCCGAGCGCTCCGCGACAGCGTCCCCGAGCGGCGGCGAGAAGCGCGCGGACAGCAGCCCTCCGCCGGTGTCCGAGCAGCGCACGTCCCAGCCGTCGTCCCAGGACCCGGCGTCCGCACAGCCCCAGAGCGACAGCACCCCGGTGGCGTCCGACACGACCACCGGCTCGGGGCCGTCCACCCCCGTGCTGGCGGGCGGCGCCGCGGCGGTGCTGGTACTCACGGGCGGCGCCGCCCTGGTCATGCGTCTGCGTCGGCGGTGA
- a CDS encoding DUF6114 domain-containing protein, whose amino-acid sequence MGERAGFRSAFRRWRADRPFWGGVLLALGGAEILLTMKASMKVVLHVGMQGLAGYLLPALMLLLGLLVLFNPAQRLFYSITGVLVSLGSWPTSNLGGFFVGLVLGVAGSSLAFGWLPDQDPRRRRQRRRPRRGEGTAVTGVQ is encoded by the coding sequence ATGGGTGAGCGTGCGGGTTTCCGGTCGGCCTTCCGTCGTTGGCGGGCCGACCGGCCGTTCTGGGGCGGGGTGCTGCTCGCTCTGGGCGGGGCGGAGATTCTGCTCACGATGAAGGCGTCCATGAAGGTCGTGCTTCATGTCGGGATGCAGGGGCTGGCGGGGTATCTGCTGCCGGCACTGATGCTGCTGCTGGGGCTGCTGGTCCTGTTCAATCCGGCTCAGCGGCTCTTCTACTCGATCACGGGGGTGCTGGTTTCCCTGGGGTCGTGGCCCACGTCCAACCTCGGGGGCTTCTTCGTGGGGCTTGTTCTGGGGGTCGCGGGGAGCTCTCTTGCCTTTGGGTGGCTTCCGGATCAGGATCCCAGGCGCCGGCGGCAGCGGCGGCGCCCGCGGCGGGGGGAGGGCACTGCGGTCACGGGCGTTCAGTAG
- a CDS encoding SAM-dependent methyltransferase, whose amino-acid sequence MLPGGPVSADRIDTETAHSARIYDYIIGGKDHYPADREAGDAMVREWPALPVHMRANRDFMNRAVRYLAAEAGIRQFLDIGTGIPTSPNIHEIAQSVAPGARVVYVDNDPLVLALSKGLMSGTAEGRTAYVEADMRDPAAILDAPAFRETLDLGEPVALTVIAIVHFVLDEHDAVGIVRRLLEPLPAGSYLAMSIGTAEFAPDEVGRVAREYAARGMPMRLRTRAEAGEFFTGLDHVEPGIVQVHKWRPDGTDTEVIRDEDIAMYGALARKAG is encoded by the coding sequence ATGTTGCCCGGAGGCCCCGTGTCCGCCGACCGTATCGATACCGAGACCGCACACTCCGCCCGGATCTACGACTACATCATCGGCGGCAAGGACCACTACCCCGCCGACCGGGAGGCGGGCGATGCCATGGTGCGGGAGTGGCCCGCGCTGCCCGTTCACATGCGGGCCAACCGGGACTTCATGAACCGGGCCGTGCGGTATCTCGCCGCAGAGGCGGGGATACGGCAGTTCCTCGACATCGGGACCGGGATTCCGACGTCGCCCAACATCCATGAGATCGCCCAGTCGGTGGCCCCCGGGGCCCGGGTCGTGTACGTCGACAACGATCCGCTCGTGCTCGCGCTGTCGAAGGGGCTGATGTCCGGTACCGCCGAGGGCAGGACGGCGTATGTCGAGGCGGACATGCGCGACCCCGCGGCCATTCTCGACGCCCCGGCCTTCCGCGAGACCCTTGATCTCGGGGAGCCGGTCGCGCTCACCGTGATCGCGATCGTGCACTTCGTGCTGGACGAGCACGACGCCGTGGGGATCGTGCGGCGGCTGCTGGAGCCGCTGCCCGCCGGGAGCTACCTGGCGATGTCCATCGGCACCGCCGAGTTCGCGCCGGACGAGGTCGGCCGGGTCGCCCGGGAGTACGCGGCCCGGGGCATGCCGATGCGGCTGCGCACCCGCGCCGAGGCCGGGGAGTTCTTCACCGGTCTGGACCACGTGGAGCCGGGCATCGTCCAGGTCCACAAGTGGCGTCCGGACGGCACGGACACCGAGGTGATCCGTGACGAGGACATCGCCATGTACGGGGCACTCGCCCGCAAGGCGGGTTGA
- a CDS encoding substrate-binding domain-containing protein: MKTPPPSLFFTRVAALTAAACLLLAGCSAVGGDTDEASDADAAGSSGLKVALITHGGEGDAFWELVHKGAQAAAAKDGIDLTFAGDSDPAGQAALMRDAISQKVDGIAVTLAKPTAMTGPVAQARAAGIPVVGLNSGMDDWQSAGLVGYFGQDESVAGRAVGDKLDDLRAKHALCVIHERGNVALEARCAGVKKAFGGDTENLYVDGTDMDAVTASVATRLRQDPSIDEVVMNGAQFALAAVKSAEEAGSTAHVATFDLNKDLVKAVQAGDVQFAVDQQPYLQGYLAVDSLWLYRTNGNTLGGGEAPVLTGPAFVTRANIASVSRFAANGTR, encoded by the coding sequence ATGAAGACCCCACCCCCCTCCCTCTTTTTCACTCGCGTCGCGGCCCTCACGGCCGCCGCCTGTCTGCTGCTGGCCGGCTGCTCCGCCGTCGGCGGCGACACCGACGAGGCGTCGGACGCGGACGCGGCCGGCTCCTCAGGACTGAAGGTCGCCCTCATCACCCACGGCGGCGAGGGCGACGCCTTCTGGGAGCTGGTACACAAGGGCGCCCAGGCAGCGGCCGCGAAGGACGGCATCGACCTGACCTTCGCCGGCGACTCCGACCCGGCGGGCCAGGCCGCCTTGATGCGCGACGCGATCAGCCAGAAGGTCGACGGCATCGCGGTGACCCTGGCCAAGCCGACGGCGATGACGGGTCCCGTCGCCCAGGCGCGGGCGGCCGGCATACCGGTGGTCGGCCTCAACTCCGGTATGGACGACTGGCAGTCCGCGGGTCTGGTCGGGTACTTCGGCCAGGACGAGAGCGTCGCGGGCCGGGCCGTCGGCGACAAGCTGGACGACCTCAGGGCCAAGCACGCCCTGTGCGTCATCCACGAGCGCGGCAACGTCGCCCTGGAGGCACGCTGTGCGGGCGTGAAGAAGGCATTCGGTGGCGATACCGAGAACCTCTATGTGGACGGCACCGACATGGACGCGGTGACCGCCTCCGTCGCGACGCGGCTCAGACAGGACCCGAGCATCGACGAAGTCGTCATGAACGGCGCCCAGTTCGCGCTGGCCGCGGTGAAGTCGGCCGAGGAGGCCGGCTCCACGGCCCATGTCGCGACCTTCGACCTCAACAAGGACCTGGTCAAGGCGGTCCAGGCCGGGGACGTGCAGTTCGCGGTCGACCAGCAGCCGTATCTGCAGGGCTATCTCGCGGTGGACTCGCTGTGGCTGTACCGGACCAACGGCAACACCCTCGGCGGTGGCGAGGCGCCCGTCCTCACCGGGCCGGCGTTCGTCACCAGGGCGAACATCGCCTCGGTCTCGCGGTTCGCCGCCAACGGAACCCGGTGA
- a CDS encoding DUF6230 family protein, producing the protein MASSSDVTSSADHTPENPESGSVPAASETTDGPARRGRVRARRAAVMAVPATLVAGALAVLTAEGALGVQFAISGMPFTVTATELNGTGFEQFGGLDNMAPGSPNEGDTGGQVLIITSAIKNATLTKLCQSVDLGGTNLLITAGSGAEKVTASDLTTDSTELSGDAAFNNIEIGNDASTLTKAGVKGPIGVFSQQADTVRIANLRQTNYATTAGVFKLPGLKLGFSSKGC; encoded by the coding sequence ATGGCCTCGTCCTCGGACGTCACCTCGTCCGCCGACCACACCCCCGAGAACCCGGAAAGCGGTTCCGTGCCAGCAGCGTCCGAAACCACCGACGGCCCCGCCAGACGCGGGCGGGTCCGGGCCCGCCGGGCCGCCGTGATGGCCGTGCCGGCCACCCTGGTCGCCGGTGCCCTCGCGGTGCTCACCGCCGAGGGCGCGCTGGGCGTGCAGTTCGCGATCTCCGGCATGCCCTTCACGGTCACCGCGACCGAGCTCAACGGCACCGGGTTCGAGCAGTTCGGCGGACTCGACAACATGGCGCCGGGCAGCCCCAACGAGGGGGACACCGGCGGCCAGGTACTGATCATCACGTCCGCGATCAAGAACGCGACGCTCACGAAGCTGTGCCAGAGCGTCGACCTCGGCGGTACGAACCTGCTCATCACCGCGGGCAGCGGGGCGGAGAAGGTGACCGCGAGCGATCTGACCACCGACTCGACCGAGCTCTCGGGCGACGCGGCGTTCAACAACATCGAGATCGGCAACGACGCGAGCACGTTGACCAAGGCCGGGGTGAAGGGGCCGATCGGCGTCTTCAGCCAGCAGGCGGACACCGTGCGCATCGCGAACCTGCGGCAGACCAACTACGCCACCACAGCCGGTGTGTTCAAGCTGCCCGGACTGAAACTCGGCTTCAGCAGCAAGGGTTGCTGA
- a CDS encoding Tat pathway signal sequence domain protein, with protein sequence MRARTLLTLAGTVAALGLAVPASAADTPVLTTTDGAAVAVGAVLDANLASGTAATFYSSATGTSGISCTKSAFSATVTDNPAAPGTAIESLTSHTFDTSGCTANVAGVLGVSGITVDNLPYTTSVSSDGTVTVTPAAGSAVQSTVKLRTLLGTITCVYQAPSLSGTASNADNSIAFTNQPFTKTSGSSLCFSNAYFTAKYAPVTSSGLAVNVN encoded by the coding sequence ATGCGCGCACGCACCCTCCTCACCCTCGCCGGCACCGTCGCAGCCCTCGGGCTCGCCGTCCCCGCCTCGGCCGCCGACACCCCGGTACTGACCACCACCGACGGAGCGGCGGTCGCGGTCGGCGCCGTCCTCGACGCCAACCTGGCGAGCGGCACCGCCGCCACGTTCTACTCCAGCGCGACCGGCACCAGCGGCATCTCCTGCACCAAGTCGGCGTTCTCCGCCACCGTCACCGACAACCCCGCCGCCCCCGGCACCGCCATCGAGTCACTGACCTCCCACACCTTCGACACCAGCGGCTGCACCGCCAACGTCGCCGGTGTGCTCGGCGTCAGCGGCATCACCGTCGACAACCTGCCGTACACCACCAGCGTGTCCTCCGACGGCACCGTCACCGTGACCCCGGCCGCGGGCTCCGCCGTCCAGTCCACGGTCAAGCTGCGCACCCTGCTCGGCACCATCACCTGCGTCTACCAGGCGCCCAGCCTCTCCGGCACGGCGAGCAACGCCGACAACAGCATCGCCTTCACCAACCAGCCGTTCACCAAGACGTCCGGTTCGTCGCTGTGCTTCAGCAACGCCTACTTCACCGCCAAGTACGCCCCGGTGACCAGCTCGGGCCTCGCCGTCAACGTCAACTGA